The following proteins are encoded in a genomic region of Variovorax paradoxus:
- the murJ gene encoding murein biosynthesis integral membrane protein MurJ → MSLLKSASTVSLLTLASRITGLVRDVLFASVFGVSALTDAFNVAFRIPNLFRRVFGEGAFSQAFVPVLAAHKTEAGAEGAKALIDHVATLLTWALVLVCVAGVVGAPWMVWAMASGLAGFDAAVVMTRWMFPYIGFMSLVALAGGVLNTWRKFAVPAASPVLLNLSLILAIVAGAPLFRRYGIEPIYAQCAGVLVGGVLQLALQVPALRALGLMPRIGASFGALRAAWADPTTRKVLKLMLPALLGVSVAQISLLINTQIASHLATGSVTWVVNADRLMEFPTAMLGVALGVVLMPQLAGARAAKDDERYSALLDWGLRLVVLLSAPCAIALLLFSQPLVAVLFHNGAYGDEDVKRTTLALMGYGVGLVGIVAIKVLAPGYYAKHDMRTPVIIAVSVLVLIQVLNVFLVPVLQHAALTLTIGIGAVVNAIWLLVGLIRRGSYKPEPGWGKFILQVAAGTLVLAALLAWGSYYFDWIGLRAQRLHRIGLLAALIAGAGLLYFAVLAAVGVRLRSFVRR, encoded by the coding sequence GTGTCCCTGCTCAAATCCGCCTCCACCGTCTCCCTCTTGACCCTCGCATCGCGGATCACGGGCCTCGTGCGCGACGTGCTTTTCGCCTCGGTGTTCGGCGTCAGCGCGCTGACCGATGCCTTCAACGTCGCGTTCCGCATTCCCAACCTGTTCCGGCGGGTTTTCGGCGAAGGTGCCTTCAGCCAGGCCTTTGTGCCGGTGCTGGCCGCGCACAAGACCGAAGCGGGAGCAGAGGGCGCCAAGGCGCTGATCGACCACGTGGCCACGCTGCTCACCTGGGCGCTGGTGCTCGTCTGCGTGGCCGGCGTGGTGGGAGCACCCTGGATGGTGTGGGCCATGGCCAGCGGATTGGCGGGCTTCGACGCGGCCGTGGTCATGACGCGGTGGATGTTTCCCTACATCGGCTTCATGTCGCTCGTGGCGCTGGCGGGCGGCGTGCTCAATACCTGGCGCAAGTTCGCGGTACCGGCCGCCTCGCCGGTGCTGCTCAATCTTTCGCTGATTCTTGCCATCGTGGCCGGCGCCCCGCTGTTCCGGCGCTACGGCATCGAGCCGATCTATGCGCAGTGCGCGGGCGTACTGGTCGGCGGCGTGCTGCAGCTGGCCCTGCAAGTGCCTGCCCTGCGTGCGCTGGGCCTCATGCCGCGCATCGGCGCGAGCTTCGGAGCGCTGCGTGCCGCATGGGCCGATCCGACCACCCGCAAGGTGCTGAAGCTCATGCTGCCGGCGCTGCTCGGCGTGAGCGTGGCGCAGATCTCGTTGCTCATCAATACGCAGATCGCGTCCCACCTCGCCACGGGCAGCGTGACCTGGGTGGTCAATGCCGACCGCCTGATGGAATTTCCGACCGCCATGCTCGGCGTTGCGCTCGGCGTGGTGCTGATGCCGCAGCTGGCCGGCGCGCGCGCCGCCAAGGACGACGAGCGCTATTCGGCCCTGCTCGACTGGGGCCTGCGGCTCGTGGTGCTGCTCTCGGCGCCTTGTGCCATTGCGCTGCTGCTGTTTTCCCAGCCGCTGGTCGCGGTGCTGTTCCACAACGGCGCCTATGGCGACGAGGACGTGAAGCGCACCACGCTGGCGCTCATGGGCTACGGCGTTGGGCTGGTCGGCATCGTGGCCATCAAGGTGCTTGCGCCGGGTTATTACGCCAAGCACGACATGCGCACGCCGGTGATCATCGCGGTGTCGGTGCTCGTGCTGATCCAGGTGCTCAACGTCTTTCTGGTGCCGGTGCTGCAGCATGCGGCGCTCACGCTGACCATTGGCATCGGCGCGGTGGTGAATGCCATCTGGCTCCTGGTGGGCCTGATTCGCCGCGGCAGCTACAAGCCCGAGCCGGGCTGGGGCAAGTTCATTCTGCAGGTGGCGGCGGGCACGCTGGTGCTGGCCGCCTTGCTGGCCTGGGGCTCGTACTATTTCGACTGGATCGGCCTGCGCGCCCAGCGCTTGCACCGCATCGGCTTGCTGGCTGCGCTGATCGCCGGCGCGGGGCTGCTGTATTTCGCCGTGCTGGCCGCCGTGGGCGTGCGGCTGCGCAGTTTCGTGCGCCGATAA
- the kynB gene encoding arylformamidase, with product MRSLQAPPRLWDISPPVHEGAPVFPGDTPYQQRWAATISPDCPVNVSEIKLSPHVGAHADAPLHYDPEGQTIGLVDLAPFIGPCRVVHAIAKGPLIEWEHIAHAVTSDLPPRVLVRTYATMPVGHWDPQLAAYAPATVERLAAMGVKLIGIDTASIDPADSKTLESHQRIRRLDLRVLENLVLDDVPEGDYELIALPLKLVSADASPVRAVLRELSR from the coding sequence ATGCGTTCATTGCAAGCTCCACCCCGCCTCTGGGACATCTCGCCGCCGGTGCATGAAGGCGCGCCGGTGTTCCCCGGCGACACGCCCTACCAGCAGCGCTGGGCCGCGACCATCTCGCCGGACTGCCCGGTGAACGTCAGCGAGATCAAGCTGTCGCCCCATGTCGGCGCACATGCCGATGCCCCGCTGCACTACGACCCGGAAGGCCAGACCATCGGCCTTGTCGACCTTGCGCCCTTCATCGGCCCCTGCCGTGTGGTTCACGCCATCGCCAAGGGCCCGCTGATCGAGTGGGAGCACATCGCACATGCGGTCACGAGCGACCTGCCGCCCCGCGTGCTGGTGCGGACCTACGCCACCATGCCCGTCGGCCACTGGGACCCGCAACTCGCGGCCTATGCACCCGCCACCGTCGAGCGCCTGGCAGCCATGGGCGTGAAGCTCATCGGCATCGACACCGCCAGCATCGACCCGGCCGACAGCAAGACGCTGGAAAGCCATCAGCGCATCCGCCGCCTCGACCTGCGCGTGCTCGAGAACCTCGTGCTCGACGACGTGCCCGAAGGCGACTACGAACTCATTGCGCTGCCGCTCAAGCTGGTCAGCGCCGATGCCTCCCCGGTTCGCGCCGTGCTGCGCGAACTTTCACGCTGA
- a CDS encoding YkgJ family cysteine cluster protein: MSPCQQCGACCASYRVDFSVHELDENGGKVPSGLAVEVNDALCRMRGTDHTPMRCAALTGKIGHSVECGIYEWRPNPCHELQAGSDACERARARHGLPALSS, from the coding sequence GTGTCCCCTTGCCAGCAATGCGGCGCCTGCTGCGCCAGCTACCGCGTCGACTTCAGCGTGCATGAACTCGACGAGAACGGCGGCAAGGTGCCGTCCGGCCTCGCGGTCGAAGTGAACGATGCGCTCTGCCGCATGCGCGGCACGGACCACACCCCAATGCGCTGCGCGGCGCTGACCGGCAAGATCGGCCACTCGGTCGAGTGCGGCATCTACGAGTGGCGGCCCAACCCGTGCCATGAGCTCCAGGCCGGCAGCGATGCCTGCGAGCGGGCACGCGCAAGGCACGGGCTGCCAGCCCTGTCTTCCTGA
- the kynU gene encoding kynureninase, whose product MTTLEDCRALDAQDSLRALRDQFTLPQGVIYLDGNSLGVLPKAAPARIAEVVAEEWGQGLIRSWNTASWFDLPQRLGDKVAQLIGAAPGEVVCTDSTSVNLYKALFAALSQQKDSGRKLVVSERSNFPTDLYIAESLCRERGFTLKLIDADELPAVLTDEVAVLMLTHVNYRTGAMHDMKAITAAAHAAGALTVWDLAHSAGAVPVALNDSNADYAVGCGYKYLNGGPGAPAFVWVHTRHAGKFEQPLSGWWGHAAPFEFTPHYRPAPGVGRYLCGTQPIIALAGLECGLDTVLAAEAFDRDQGAMAALRAKSLALTDLFIQLVEARCAGQGLSLVTPREHARRGSQVCLSRQNLEEPQSGSGAYAIVQALIARGVIGDYRAGDSQMPDILRFGFTPLYLGFEDVWNSVEHLVQVLESAEWKREEFNRKNAVT is encoded by the coding sequence ATGACGACCCTTGAAGACTGCCGCGCGCTCGACGCGCAAGACTCGCTGCGCGCACTGCGCGATCAATTCACCTTGCCGCAAGGCGTGATCTACCTCGACGGCAACTCGCTCGGCGTACTGCCCAAGGCCGCACCTGCGCGCATTGCCGAAGTGGTCGCAGAGGAATGGGGCCAGGGCCTGATCCGCTCGTGGAACACGGCCAGCTGGTTCGACCTGCCGCAGCGCCTCGGCGACAAGGTGGCCCAGCTGATCGGCGCGGCACCCGGCGAAGTGGTGTGCACCGACAGCACCTCGGTGAACCTCTACAAGGCGCTCTTCGCGGCGCTCTCGCAACAGAAGGACAGCGGCCGCAAGCTGGTGGTGAGCGAGCGCAGCAACTTCCCGACCGACCTCTACATCGCCGAATCCCTGTGCCGCGAGCGCGGCTTCACGCTCAAGCTGATCGACGCAGACGAGCTGCCCGCGGTGCTGACCGACGAAGTGGCCGTGCTGATGCTCACGCACGTCAACTACCGCACCGGTGCCATGCACGACATGAAGGCCATCACCGCCGCCGCGCATGCCGCCGGCGCGCTCACGGTGTGGGACCTCGCGCACAGCGCGGGCGCCGTGCCGGTTGCACTGAACGACAGCAATGCCGACTACGCCGTCGGGTGCGGCTACAAGTACCTGAACGGCGGGCCCGGTGCGCCGGCCTTCGTGTGGGTCCATACGCGGCATGCGGGCAAGTTCGAGCAGCCGCTGTCGGGCTGGTGGGGGCACGCGGCGCCCTTCGAGTTCACGCCGCACTACCGGCCCGCGCCGGGCGTGGGACGCTACCTCTGCGGCACGCAGCCAATCATTGCGCTGGCAGGGCTCGAATGCGGGTTGGACACGGTGCTCGCGGCCGAAGCCTTCGACCGCGACCAAGGCGCAATGGCCGCGCTGCGCGCCAAGTCGCTCGCGCTCACCGACCTCTTCATCCAGCTGGTCGAAGCGCGCTGCGCAGGCCAGGGCCTCTCGCTCGTCACGCCACGCGAACATGCGCGCCGGGGCTCTCAGGTGTGCCTAAGCCGTCAGAATCTGGAAGAGCCGCAAAGCGGCTCAGGCGCCTACGCCATCGTACAGGCGCTGATTGCGCGCGGCGTGATCGGCGACTACCGCGCCGGCGATTCGCAGATGCCCGATATCCTGCGCTTCGGCTTCACGCCGCTGTACCTTGGCTTCGAGGACGTGTGGAACTCGGTCGAACACCTGGTGCAGGTGCTCGAGTCGGCCGAGTGGAAGCGCGAAGAATTCAACCGCAAGAACGCAGTCACCTGA
- the rpsT gene encoding 30S ribosomal protein S20, with product MASAKPKKKNPRLASGRKRVRQDTKLNAANTSLRSKYRTAVKNVEKAVLAGDKTKASELFAKAQSIVDTVADKGIFHKNKAARDKSRLSAKVKALALAPEKAAA from the coding sequence ATGGCATCCGCCAAGCCCAAGAAAAAGAACCCGCGCCTCGCCTCCGGCCGTAAGCGCGTCCGCCAGGACACCAAGCTCAACGCTGCGAACACCTCGCTGCGCTCCAAATACCGCACCGCCGTGAAGAATGTCGAAAAGGCCGTTCTGGCCGGCGACAAGACCAAGGCAAGCGAACTGTTCGCGAAGGCCCAGAGCATCGTCGACACCGTCGCCGACAAGGGCATCTTCCACAAGAACAAGGCAGCTCGCGACAAGAGCCGCCTGTCGGCGAAGGTCAAGGCCCTCGCCCTCGCGCCTGAAAAGGCAGCCGCCTGA
- the kynA gene encoding tryptophan 2,3-dioxygenase, which produces MSTEKIVQEEKAQLDFSASMSYGDYLHLDEILNAQHPLSPAHDEMLFIVQHQTSELWMKLMLHELRAATSCIAQEKLADAFKMLARVSRIMEQLVSAWTVLSTMTPPEYTAMRPYLANSSGFQSAQYRCIEFALGNKNAAMLKPHAHRADLLAQVDAAYRSPSLYDESLKLLARHGLPVPADHLERDWTQPYEASDGVEAAWLTVYRNPHDHWDLYQLGEKLTDLEDAFRLWRFRHVTTVERVIGFKRGTGGTGGVSYLRKMLDVVLFPEIWRLRTDL; this is translated from the coding sequence ATGAGCACCGAAAAAATCGTCCAGGAAGAAAAGGCGCAGCTGGATTTCAGCGCGTCGATGAGCTACGGCGACTACCTGCATCTCGACGAAATCCTCAACGCACAGCATCCGCTCTCGCCCGCGCACGACGAAATGCTGTTCATCGTGCAGCACCAGACCAGCGAGCTCTGGATGAAGCTCATGCTGCACGAACTGCGCGCCGCCACCAGCTGCATTGCGCAGGAAAAACTGGCCGATGCCTTCAAGATGCTCGCGCGCGTGAGCCGCATCATGGAACAGCTGGTGAGCGCATGGACCGTGCTCTCGACCATGACGCCGCCCGAATACACGGCCATGCGCCCCTACCTGGCCAACTCGAGCGGCTTTCAAAGCGCGCAATACCGCTGCATCGAGTTCGCGCTCGGCAACAAGAACGCCGCCATGCTCAAACCGCATGCGCACCGCGCCGATCTGCTGGCGCAAGTCGATGCGGCCTACCGGTCGCCTTCGCTCTATGACGAGTCGCTGAAGCTGCTCGCGCGCCATGGACTGCCGGTGCCCGCCGACCATCTGGAGCGCGACTGGACGCAGCCTTATGAAGCCAGCGACGGCGTCGAGGCGGCGTGGCTCACGGTCTATCGAAACCCGCACGACCACTGGGACCTGTATCAACTCGGCGAGAAGCTCACCGACCTCGAAGACGCTTTCCGGCTCTGGCGCTTTCGCCATGTGACCACGGTCGAGCGCGTGATCGGCTTCAAGCGCGGCACCGGCGGCACAGGCGGCGTGAGCTACCTGCGCAAGATGCTCGACGTGGTGCTGTTCCCCGAAATCTGGAGGCTGCGCACCGACCTGTGA
- a CDS encoding bleomycin resistance protein, translating into MSARNGIAGASDLGTLHEFHGVQPVLPVSDVTRAARWFRDILGFELDFIAGEPPSYARVKKGDRTYGDPVYLRLWQCSTRGAPPWRGEIVIHVGKDIDGLHATYLSRGVTVIEPPTSQPWGLREFAIREPDGHTLRFCGYLS; encoded by the coding sequence ATGAGCGCCAGGAACGGCATCGCCGGCGCATCCGATCTCGGCACGCTGCACGAATTTCACGGTGTGCAGCCGGTGCTGCCCGTGTCCGACGTCACGCGCGCCGCGCGCTGGTTTCGGGACATCCTGGGTTTCGAGCTCGATTTCATCGCCGGCGAGCCGCCCAGCTATGCGCGGGTGAAGAAGGGCGACCGCACCTATGGCGACCCGGTCTACCTGCGCCTGTGGCAGTGCAGCACGCGCGGTGCGCCGCCCTGGCGCGGCGAAATCGTGATCCACGTAGGCAAGGACATCGACGGCCTCCACGCCACCTACCTGAGCCGCGGCGTCACGGTCATCGAACCGCCCACGTCGCAGCCGTGGGGCTTGCGCGAATTCGCGATCCGCGAACCCGACGGACATACCCTGCGCTTCTGCGGCTATCTGTCCTGA
- a CDS encoding SMI1/KNR4 family protein gives MNDDQFSLEELATLREHGVVLFADRVIFDAQPPMPAQQIAAVQVLCTGPIPAPLVELWRQTAGGRLDYDLSLPMNGNVESVSWTELFWHGSDGYRDLQGWIAHEQELAQEAAEAAGRPWSGKLTHLPFGGFEYLDRVYAVVEPGPEHGHITAWKHGLPPAWTHALHEDGVSTIAPDLYGAFGALHLDEDPLAPTGDYFSGQTLLEYLDDRHQDHGLDLDLMDKLVTFYRRAVIDWRTPLADGTLRRLPTAARAALHHAVATDDADLVAELAAAGVSFEGPQQGSALATDVAIGNGAFAAAMALVRAGAPVARDALRNIDGQISPELTNALLANAAEPSVAAIVKCAACGAPASAHLIADACTQAGIDVPPAFVAERDAMLAELETTLREVRDGSHGHYLGAEGLAERIEHLQTFRL, from the coding sequence ATGAACGATGACCAGTTTTCGCTCGAAGAGCTTGCCACCCTGCGCGAGCATGGTGTGGTCCTGTTTGCGGACCGCGTGATCTTCGATGCGCAACCGCCGATGCCCGCGCAGCAGATCGCCGCGGTTCAGGTGCTGTGCACGGGGCCGATCCCCGCGCCGCTGGTCGAACTGTGGCGGCAAACGGCGGGCGGCCGACTCGACTACGACCTGTCGCTGCCGATGAACGGCAACGTGGAATCGGTCAGCTGGACGGAGCTGTTCTGGCACGGCAGCGACGGCTATCGCGACCTGCAGGGTTGGATCGCGCATGAGCAGGAGCTGGCCCAGGAAGCCGCCGAAGCCGCAGGCCGCCCCTGGAGCGGCAAGCTCACGCACCTGCCTTTCGGTGGTTTCGAGTACCTCGATCGCGTCTATGCGGTGGTCGAGCCCGGTCCCGAGCACGGCCACATCACTGCCTGGAAACATGGACTGCCGCCGGCCTGGACGCATGCGCTGCACGAAGACGGTGTGAGCACCATCGCGCCCGACCTGTATGGCGCCTTCGGCGCCCTGCACCTCGACGAAGACCCCCTGGCCCCCACGGGCGACTATTTCTCGGGCCAGACGCTGCTCGAGTACCTAGACGACAGGCACCAGGACCATGGCCTGGATCTCGACCTGATGGACAAGCTCGTGACCTTCTATCGCCGCGCCGTGATCGACTGGCGCACGCCGCTCGCGGACGGAACGCTACGCCGGCTGCCGACCGCCGCGCGCGCCGCGCTGCACCACGCCGTGGCCACCGACGATGCGGATCTGGTGGCTGAACTCGCGGCCGCGGGCGTGAGCTTCGAAGGTCCGCAGCAAGGCAGCGCACTGGCGACCGATGTCGCCATCGGCAACGGCGCCTTCGCCGCGGCCATGGCGCTGGTGCGCGCGGGCGCCCCCGTGGCACGCGACGCCTTGCGCAACATCGACGGCCAGATCTCGCCCGAGCTGACGAACGCGCTGCTCGCCAACGCCGCGGAGCCCAGCGTGGCGGCCATCGTCAAATGCGCGGCTTGCGGTGCGCCCGCCAGCGCACACCTGATCGCCGATGCATGCACGCAGGCGGGCATCGACGTGCCGCCCGCATTCGTGGCCGAACGCGATGCCATGCTGGCCGAACTCGAGACCACGCTGCGCGAGGTGCGCGACGGCTCTCACGGCCACTATCTCGGCGCCGAGGGCCTGGCCGAGCGCATCGAGCACCTGCAGACATTCAGGCTCTGA
- the argF gene encoding ornithine carbamoyltransferase produces MTTAATPNAIRHYLQFSDLTADEYAYLFDRMAIIKKKFKTYEKHQPLTDRTLAMIFEKASTRTRVSFEAGMYQLGGSVVHLTTGDSQLGRAEPIEDSAKVISRMVDLVMIRTYEQTKIDTFAAHSRVPVINGLTNEFHPCQILADIFTYIEHRGSIQGKTIAWVGDGNNMANTWLQAAEILGFTVHVSTPSGYEVDQSIAGIRSGDSYKVFKDPMEACRGADLVTTDVWTSMGYESENEARRKAFADWCVDEDMMRVAQPDALFMHCLPAHRGEEVQAEVIDGSQSVVWDEAENRLHAQKALMEFLLLGKL; encoded by the coding sequence ATGACGACCGCCGCCACGCCCAACGCCATCCGCCACTACCTGCAGTTCTCGGACCTCACGGCCGACGAATACGCCTACCTCTTCGATCGCATGGCGATCATCAAGAAGAAGTTCAAGACCTACGAAAAGCACCAGCCGCTGACCGACCGCACGCTGGCCATGATTTTCGAGAAGGCCAGCACGCGCACGCGCGTGAGCTTCGAGGCGGGCATGTACCAGCTCGGCGGCAGCGTGGTGCACCTGACCACCGGCGACAGCCAGCTCGGCCGCGCCGAGCCCATCGAGGACAGCGCCAAGGTCATCAGCCGCATGGTCGACCTCGTGATGATCCGCACCTACGAGCAGACCAAGATCGACACCTTTGCCGCGCATTCGCGCGTGCCGGTGATCAACGGGCTGACCAACGAGTTTCATCCCTGCCAGATCCTTGCGGACATCTTCACCTACATCGAGCACCGCGGTTCGATCCAGGGGAAGACCATTGCCTGGGTGGGCGACGGCAACAACATGGCCAACACCTGGCTGCAGGCGGCCGAGATCCTGGGCTTTACCGTGCACGTGAGCACGCCCAGCGGCTACGAGGTCGACCAGTCGATCGCGGGCATCCGCTCGGGCGACAGCTACAAGGTCTTCAAGGACCCGATGGAGGCCTGCCGCGGCGCCGACCTCGTCACCACCGACGTCTGGACCAGCATGGGCTACGAGTCCGAGAACGAGGCCCGCCGCAAGGCCTTTGCCGACTGGTGCGTCGACGAGGACATGATGCGCGTCGCCCAGCCCGATGCCCTCTTCATGCACTGCCTGCCCGCGCACCGCGGCGAGGAAGTGCAGGCCGAGGTCATCGACGGCTCGCAGTCGGTGGTGTGGGACGAGGCCGAGAACCGGCTGCATGCGCAAAAGGCGCTGATGGAGTTCTTGCTGCTCGGCAAACTCTGA
- a CDS encoding DUF3579 domain-containing protein — translation MISPTAKEIFIQGITQDGRTFRPSDWAERLAGVMCSFRPGGAYPGSHLSYSPWCVPTTINGVKCVVVNRALRDAEPMAWDFCVNFARDNDLQVAEACLVPDVPPKT, via the coding sequence ATGATTTCCCCCACTGCCAAAGAAATCTTCATCCAGGGCATCACCCAGGATGGCCGGACTTTTCGCCCGAGCGACTGGGCCGAGCGGCTGGCCGGCGTGATGTGTTCTTTTCGTCCGGGAGGCGCGTATCCCGGCAGCCACCTGAGCTATTCGCCGTGGTGCGTTCCCACCACCATCAACGGCGTCAAGTGCGTGGTCGTGAACCGCGCCTTGCGCGACGCCGAACCCATGGCCTGGGACTTCTGCGTCAACTTCGCGCGCGACAACGATCTGCAGGTGGCCGAAGCCTGCCTGGTTCCCGACGTTCCGCCGAAGACCTGA
- a CDS encoding SirB1 family protein, whose translation MTFSFQVPTALAYFESLVQSDDHFPLLEAAASLAQDEYPDLDVQQVLGDVDQLLARLKRRLPADAAPLARLRALNQFFFNDLNFGGNVNDYYDPDNSYLNAVLRTRRGIPISLAVLWMELAQGLGLQARGIGFPGHFMLKVTLPKGQVVIDPFTGKSLSREELGERLEPYKRSNGLVGDFDVPLGLYLQPASSREIIGRMLRNLKEVHRAQEDWQRAIAVQDRLVALLPTAWGEYRDRGIAHAEQGNTAAAVRDLETYLEHAEDALDVDVIAERVAALRRAAN comes from the coding sequence ATGACGTTCAGCTTTCAGGTTCCCACGGCCCTGGCGTATTTCGAATCGCTGGTGCAGAGCGACGACCACTTTCCGCTGCTCGAGGCTGCCGCCAGCCTGGCACAGGACGAATACCCCGACCTCGACGTGCAGCAGGTGCTCGGCGACGTCGATCAGTTGCTGGCTCGGCTCAAGCGCCGCCTGCCCGCCGACGCCGCGCCGCTCGCCCGGCTGCGCGCGCTCAACCAGTTCTTCTTCAACGACCTGAACTTCGGCGGCAACGTCAACGACTACTACGACCCCGACAACAGCTACCTGAATGCCGTCCTGCGCACGCGCCGCGGCATTCCGATCTCGCTGGCGGTGCTGTGGATGGAGTTGGCGCAGGGCCTCGGGCTGCAGGCGCGCGGCATCGGCTTTCCGGGTCATTTCATGCTCAAGGTCACCTTGCCCAAGGGCCAGGTGGTGATCGACCCCTTCACCGGCAAGTCGCTGTCGCGCGAAGAACTCGGCGAGCGGCTCGAGCCCTACAAGCGCAGCAACGGGCTGGTCGGCGATTTCGACGTGCCGCTGGGTCTTTACCTGCAGCCCGCCAGCTCGCGCGAAATCATCGGCCGCATGCTGCGCAACCTGAAGGAAGTGCACCGCGCGCAGGAAGACTGGCAGCGGGCCATCGCGGTGCAAGACCGCCTCGTTGCGCTGCTGCCCACCGCCTGGGGCGAGTACCGTGACCGCGGCATTGCACACGCCGAGCAGGGCAACACGGCGGCCGCGGTGCGCGACCTGGAAACCTACCTGGAACATGCCGAAGACGCGCTCGACGTCGACGTGATTGCCGAGCGCGTGGCCGCATTGCGCCGAGCGGCCAACTGA
- a CDS encoding aspartate aminotransferase family protein: MSATAQPTSPHVMNTYGRLPIALSHGQGCRVWDTAGKAYLDGLGGIAVNTLGHNHPELVPALQDQISKLIHSSNYYHVPGQEQLATKLTEISGLTNAFFCCTGLEANEAALKLARKFGHDKGIERPEIVVYEAAFHGRSIATLSATGNPKVQAGFGPLVEGFIRVPLNDIEALKKATEGNPNVVAVFFETIQGEGGINPMRVDYLKQVRALCDERDWLMMIDEVQCGMGRTGKWFAHQWAGIKPDVMPLAKGLGSGVPIGAVVAGPKAANIFGPGNHGTTFGGNPLAMRAGIETIRIMEEHKLLENAATVGEHLKAALEREIGGLAGVKEIRGQGLMLGIELDRPCGVILNRACDAGLLLSVTADKVIRLVPPLILSIAEADEIVAILAPLVKTFLSEPAAQ; the protein is encoded by the coding sequence ATGAGCGCTACCGCCCAGCCCACCTCGCCCCACGTCATGAACACCTACGGTCGCCTGCCGATCGCGCTGTCGCACGGCCAGGGCTGCCGAGTCTGGGACACCGCGGGCAAGGCTTATCTGGACGGCCTCGGCGGCATTGCCGTGAACACGCTGGGCCACAACCACCCCGAGCTGGTGCCCGCGCTGCAGGACCAGATCAGCAAGCTGATCCACAGCTCCAACTACTACCACGTGCCCGGCCAGGAGCAGCTGGCCACCAAGTTGACCGAGATTTCGGGCCTGACCAACGCATTCTTCTGCTGCACCGGCCTCGAAGCCAACGAAGCCGCCTTGAAGCTCGCGCGCAAGTTCGGCCACGACAAGGGCATCGAACGGCCGGAAATCGTGGTGTACGAAGCCGCGTTCCACGGCCGCAGCATCGCCACGCTGTCGGCCACCGGCAACCCGAAGGTGCAGGCCGGCTTCGGTCCGCTGGTCGAGGGCTTCATCCGCGTGCCGCTGAACGACATCGAGGCGCTCAAGAAGGCCACCGAAGGCAACCCCAACGTGGTGGCCGTGTTCTTCGAGACCATCCAGGGCGAAGGCGGCATCAACCCGATGCGCGTGGATTACCTGAAGCAGGTGCGCGCCCTCTGCGACGAGCGCGACTGGCTCATGATGATCGACGAGGTGCAATGCGGCATGGGCCGCACCGGCAAGTGGTTTGCGCACCAGTGGGCCGGTATCAAGCCCGACGTGATGCCGCTGGCCAAGGGCCTGGGCTCGGGCGTGCCGATCGGCGCGGTGGTGGCGGGCCCCAAGGCCGCCAACATCTTCGGCCCGGGCAACCACGGCACCACTTTCGGCGGCAATCCGCTCGCGATGCGCGCCGGCATCGAGACCATCCGCATCATGGAAGAGCACAAGCTGCTCGAAAACGCCGCAACGGTCGGCGAACACCTGAAGGCTGCGCTCGAACGCGAAATCGGCGGCCTCGCCGGCGTGAAGGAAATCCGCGGACAGGGCCTGATGCTCGGCATCGAGCTCGACCGGCCCTGCGGTGTCATCTTGAACCGCGCCTGCGATGCCGGCCTGCTGCTGAGCGTGACGGCCGACAAGGTGATTCGCCTGGTGCCGCCGCTCATCCTGAGCATTGCCGAGGCCGACGAAATCGTCGCGATCCTCGCGCCCCTGGTGAAAACCTTTTTGTCGGAGCCCGCAGCGCAATGA